The following nucleotide sequence is from Borrelia sp. A-FGy1.
ATCTAGAAGTCTTTTTGCAACTCATTTTCATGAACTTTCAGCTATTAAACATAGCTCTTTTGTTAATCTTTCAATGAAGATAGAAAGACAAGGAAGTGAACTTATTTTTTTAAGGGAAATTGAAGAAAAACCATCGCTTAATTCTTATGGAATTTATGTTGCTAGAATAGCTGGAATACCTTTAAAAGTTATTGAAAGGGCAAATTTTATTCTTAAAAGTTTAACAAGCAGAGAAGGGCTTTATATATCAGAACTTCTGTCTTTAGGTTCTTCTGTGGACGATAGTGAAGTGGAAGAAGATTTAAAATATAAAGATGATATTAATGCATACTTGGAGATTAAAGAGTTAATTTCTAAAGTAGATATTAATAATACTACGCCTCATCAGGCAATAGATTTGCTCAATCAAATAATTTTAAAGACTAAGGCTTAAGCATTGGTATGCAGGTTGGAGATAATTTTTCTTAAAATTTATTTATGACCTTTTGTCTTTTTGCTATAGGAATTATGCTTGTTTTAATGTTATTTATATGTATCTTTTTGAATTTTTTGAGTTTTGGAATGATTATGTTTGTATATATTTTTAATATATGAACCGAGTATAAAAATTTTTCTTTCATATAAGTAATACTTACAAGAATCTCTTTTTAGATTTTTTGAAGATAGAATTTTAAGTGTTTATTGAATATTGGTTTTGATAGTTTTGATATTGTAGTTAGTGTTCCTTGCAATATGAAGATAAAATTTATATCCATGTGATTATAGATTTGATCATATGAGTATATTTGTAAATTTATTATCTAATACTAAAACAGTACTCATTGACGAATATTATTACAATAATAATATTTATGATTTTTGTAAAAATTTTAATAGTATATGGGTTTATAGAATAGTAGATTTATTAGTTTTTAAAGTTTTTAGTTTGAAAAGTTTTAATATTGACATTTATTTTTATTAATGCTATCCTTACAAAATAAATTATTATTATTTAATAAGGTTCTTTTGAAAAGAACCTTATTATTTTTAGGGATCTAATTGAATAAGAGTTTTGTAGAAGATGAAATTTACAATTTAATAAAGGATCTAACAAATCGATTGGAGATTGAGGTTTTAGAAATTAATGCCTTTAGGAAAAGAAATCAAGGTAGAATACATATAGTTCTTTATAAGAAAGGTGATTTTGGGGTTGATAGTCTTTGTGACCTACATAAAATGATTTTGTTAAAACTAGAATCAGCTCTTAAATATAATTTTAGCTTAGAAATTTCTACGCCTGGAGTGAATAGGAAATTTAAGAGCAAAAGGGAGTTTAAGATTTTTGAGGGTAAGAAGATTAAGTTGATGTTGGATAATGATTTTCAAGAAGGGTTGATTTTAAAAGCCAAAGAAGATAATTTTATTTTTAAAGTAAACAGAGAAGAAATTAAAATTCTATATAGTGATGTAAAGAAGGCTAGGTTATTATGAAGGAGATTTGGAAATGATAAAAGGTACTGGCCAAATGATATTCAATATTGCTAATGAGAGAGGAATGAGTATAGATGCAATAAGGAAAACAGTTAAGGAGTCTATAATAATAGCTTATAAGAAGTATTTTGGAACGAGTGAAAATGCTTTAATTAAATTTGATGAAGATACCGGAGATTTAGTAGTTTATTCAAAGAAAAAGATTGTAGATGAAGTCAAGGATAATATTCTTGAAATATTAGAAGATGATGCTAAACAATTTAAAATAATAGAAGATGGATATGCTTATGTTGAGATTGACCCCAAGATTTTTGATAGACTTTCAATTCAAGTTGCTAAACAGAGAACTAAAAGTGATTTACAAGGAATTGAAGATAATGAAATTTATTTAGAGTTTAAGAATAAGTTAAATAAGATTATTATTGGCTATGTTCAGCAGAATAGGAATGGAGATCTTTATGTTAATCTTGGTAGTACAGATGGTGTTATGCCTAAAAAATATCAATCTCCGAGAGAAGTTTATGGACTTAATGAGAAAATTCGAGTACTTGTTCATGGCGTAAAGAAGGGTAAGAATGGAATAGAAGTTCTTCTATCAAGAACTCATCCTAAATTTATTGAGGAGCTTCTTAATATTGAAATACCTGAAATTGAAGAAGGTATTATTAAGATACATAAGATAGTGAGAGATCCAGGTTATAGAACTAAGATTGCTGTTTATACTGATAAGGAAGAAATTGATCCTGTAGGTCCTTGTATTGGGCAAAAGGGAGTTAGGATTCAGTCGATCATAAAAGAACTTGAGGGAGAGAAAATAGATATTATACCTTATTCCAAAGATGTTAAAGAGTTTATTAGAGATGCTTTGACTCCCGCAAAGGTGGATCATGTATATCTTCTTGATGAAGATTTACATAAAGCTTTGGTAGTTGTTAGTGATGAACAATTATCACTTGCAATAGGTAAAATGGGACAAAATGTTAGACTTGCTAATAGACTGCTTGATTGGGCAATTGATGTTAAGACTAGTAGGCAGTTTGCAGAGATGAAGGCAAGTGGAGAATTTAAAAAAGAAACTTTTGAAATGTTTGATAAAATTATTCAAGAGACTGCCCAAGAAGATGAATTTGAAGAGATAAATAAAATTAGTGAACTTAAGATACTTAGTGAAGATGTTGTTAATAGGATAATTGATGCAGGTCTAGATAGGATTGATGACTTTTTGGAAGCTAGTGAAGAAAAGCTTTTGAATCTTGGGATAAGTTATGAAAAACAATGTGAAATAAATAAGATACTAAAGGAAGGAGTTGTAATAATTTCTAACGATGATGATTCCATTGAGAGAGTAAAAGAAGAAGAAGAATTACTTTGTCCTGAGTGTGGGACTGTTATTAATGAAGATATGACTTTTTGTCCAGGTTGTAAGATAGGACTCAGTTTTGAGTTTGAAGAGGAGTAGTAGTTTGTCAGAAAATGTTGATGATAGAAATGAAGATGATAAAAAAATTAAAGTTGTAAAGTTGCGTAAGAAAGTAGTAAAGGTTGTAACTCGACCAGATAGAAAAATGGATCCAAATGGATCTAGAAATGATTTTGATAGACCTTCAAGTTCATATAAGAAACAAGAATTTAGCAAAAATTATGTACATAATAGGGATTTTAATGGTAGTCATTCTTATGGTGATAGCAATAGGGGGAGCGGAGAGAGAGCGTCTTCTGTTCGAGGGTCATTTAGTAGGGATAATACAGGGAATCAACATCAGGGGAATAGGAGTGGATATTCTGGCAGAAATTATGTACATAATAGGGATTCTAATAGTAGTCATTCTTATGGTGATAGCAATAGGGGGAGCGGAGAGAGAGCGTCTTCTGTTCGAGGGTCATTTAGTAGGGATAATACAGGGAATCAACATCAGGGGAATAGGAGTGGATATTCTGGCAGAAATTATGTACATAATAAGGATTCTAATAGTAGATCTCAACTTCAGACTTTTAGGCGAGTAATAAGAACTAAGGTTGTATCTAATATTGTACCTGCGTCTGTTGATTCTGATAATAAAGGAATTAATAGGAAACTTGGAGAGAAGAAGAAGCAACAGCAAGAAAGTCAAAAAAGTTATAAGAGAAAGAAGGAAGAAACTGAGACTAATACAATAGAACAAAAAGTCTTTGAACAACTTCAGAAAAAAAAGAAAGAAAATTTGGCGAGTTCAATTCCTAAATCTATTGACATTATGGGAACTATTACTGTAGCAGAGCTTGCAAAGAAAATGAATTTAAAATCTTCGGATTTAATTACTAAGTTAATGTCTTTAGGTGTAATGGCAACTATTAATGAGAAGATTGATTCTGATACTGCTACTATTTTAGTTGAGGAATATGGGTCTAAAGTTAATGTGGTATCAATTTACGATGAAACAATTATAGAAACAGAGAAAGAGGATGAAACTCAGAGAGTTGAAAAGCCTCCTATTATTACCATAATGGGACATGTTGATCACGGAAAGACTAAACTTCTGTCAGTTTTGCAAAATATTGACATAAATCGAACAGAAACGGGAGGGATTACTCAACATATTGGAGCTTATACTATTAATTACAATGAACATGAAATAACATTCTTAGATACTCCAGGACATGAGGCTTTTACAATGATGAGAAGCCGTGGAGCTCGTGTTACGGATATTGTAGTTCTTGTTGTTTCAGCTGTAGATGGTGTCATGCCTCAGACTATTGAAGCTATTAATCATGCTAAGGATGCAAAAGTTCCAATTATAGTTGCGATTAATAAAATAGATTTACCAGACTCAAATTTGGATAGAGTTAAACATCAGCTTTCAGAATATGAACTTGTGCCTGAAGACTGGGGAGGAAATACAATCTTTGTTCCAATTTCGGCACTTAAGAATATTGGTATTTCAAAACTTCTTGACATGATTATTTTACAATCTGAAGTAATGGGATTAAAGGCAAATCCAAGTAAGAGGGCTACTGGTAGAATACTTGATGCTAGAGTTGATTTGGGACGTGGAATAATTTGTTCTGTAATCATTGAAGATGGTACTCTTTCTGTAGGAGATTCTTTTGTTGGTGGAATATATCATGGTAGAGTCAGGGCATTGATAAATGAGAGAGGGGATTCTGTTAATAATGTTGGCCCTGCAAAGGCTATTAGTGTTTTAGGATTTTCTTCTATCCCTCAGGCTGGAGATCCGTTTCAGGTAACAAGGACTGAGAAAGAAGCTAAGTTAATTAGCTCTAAAAGGCAAAACCTTAAAAAATATGAAAATGCTAAAAATGTTAAGAAAATTACTATATCAAATTTTTATGATTCGATTAAAGATGGAGAATTGAGAGAGCTTAAGATAATTTTAAAGGCAGATGTACAAGGGTCTGTTGAGGCTTTAAAGCATTCTCTTGAGAAGTTGACTAATAATGAACTTAGGGTAAAAATTATACATTCATCAGCTGGTGCAATAACAGAAACAGACATTAGCTTTGCAGCAGCAAGTGATGCTATTATCATTGGATTTCATGTAAGACCTACAGCAAAAGCACAGATGTTGGCTGACCAAGAAAAAGTTGAAATTAGAAAATATAATATAATTTATGATGCAATCAATGATATTAAGTCTGTGCTTGAAGGCATGCTTGAGCCGGATATTGAGCAAAAATTTATTGGGTTTGCTGAAGTTCGAGCTGTTATTAGTGTTCCTAAGGTTGGGATAGTGGCTGGATGTTATGTTTCACAGGGATCAATAAAGAGAGATGCTATCACTAATGTTATGAGAGAAGGGTTCCAGATACATTCTGGAAAGATTTCTTCCCTTAAGAGGTTTAAAGAAGACGTTAAAGAAGTTAGCGCACAGTATGAATGTGGAATTATAATTGATAATTATTTTAATATTAAAGAAGGAGATATCATTGAAGCATTTGAGATTAAGAAGGTAAAGAGACGCTTTGGGTCTTAAATATTTGTTTCATGATTATAGATATGGAAAAAGAAATTAGAAAAACAAAGCTTGAAAGTTTGTTGGTTCAAGAGATCGGTAACTTAATAATAACAAAGGGAATTAAAGATCCTAGAGTACATGCATTTTTAACTGTTGTGCGAGTTGAAGTTTCAAATGATTTAATAAATACTAAGGTTTTTGTTGGATCTATTAAGGAAGGTGCATCTCTTGATAATGCTATTAAGGCATTGAATAGTGCTAAGGGTTTTATTCAAGGAGAGATTGTAAAGAGAATTAAAGTTAGAAATACTCCGAAATTAAATTTTTTAAGAGATGATACTATCTCTAAGGCTTTTTATGTTAATAAAATAATTGAAAATTTAAATATTAATAAAAATTAACATATTTAATGGATGGAATTATTTTATTAAGAAAAAGGAGTGGAGTAACTTCTTTTAATGCTCTATTTCCTTTAAAGAAATATTTTGCTAGAAGGCGAATTGGACATACAGGATCTCTTGATAAGTTTGCTAGTGGGCTTTTGGTTGTTCTTGTTGGAAAATATACTAGTCTTTCAAATTATATTACATATTTGGATAAAGAATATATAGCAGAGTTTGAGTTTGGAATTGAAACTGATACTCTTGATCCTAATGGTAATATAATAAAAAGAGGAGATTACATTCCAAGTTTAGAAGAATTAAAT
It contains:
- the rimP gene encoding ribosome maturation factor RimP encodes the protein MNKSFVEDEIYNLIKDLTNRLEIEVLEINAFRKRNQGRIHIVLYKKGDFGVDSLCDLHKMILLKLESALKYNFSLEISTPGVNRKFKSKREFKIFEGKKIKLMLDNDFQEGLILKAKEDNFIFKVNREEIKILYSDVKKARLL
- the infB gene encoding translation initiation factor IF-2; the protein is MSENVDDRNEDDKKIKVVKLRKKVVKVVTRPDRKMDPNGSRNDFDRPSSSYKKQEFSKNYVHNRDFNGSHSYGDSNRGSGERASSVRGSFSRDNTGNQHQGNRSGYSGRNYVHNRDSNSSHSYGDSNRGSGERASSVRGSFSRDNTGNQHQGNRSGYSGRNYVHNKDSNSRSQLQTFRRVIRTKVVSNIVPASVDSDNKGINRKLGEKKKQQQESQKSYKRKKEETETNTIEQKVFEQLQKKKKENLASSIPKSIDIMGTITVAELAKKMNLKSSDLITKLMSLGVMATINEKIDSDTATILVEEYGSKVNVVSIYDETIIETEKEDETQRVEKPPIITIMGHVDHGKTKLLSVLQNIDINRTETGGITQHIGAYTINYNEHEITFLDTPGHEAFTMMRSRGARVTDIVVLVVSAVDGVMPQTIEAINHAKDAKVPIIVAINKIDLPDSNLDRVKHQLSEYELVPEDWGGNTIFVPISALKNIGISKLLDMIILQSEVMGLKANPSKRATGRILDARVDLGRGIICSVIIEDGTLSVGDSFVGGIYHGRVRALINERGDSVNNVGPAKAISVLGFSSIPQAGDPFQVTRTEKEAKLISSKRQNLKKYENAKNVKKITISNFYDSIKDGELRELKIILKADVQGSVEALKHSLEKLTNNELRVKIIHSSAGAITETDISFAAASDAIIIGFHVRPTAKAQMLADQEKVEIRKYNIIYDAINDIKSVLEGMLEPDIEQKFIGFAEVRAVISVPKVGIVAGCYVSQGSIKRDAITNVMREGFQIHSGKISSLKRFKEDVKEVSAQYECGIIIDNYFNIKEGDIIEAFEIKKVKRRFGS
- the rbfA gene encoding 30S ribosome-binding factor RbfA, producing the protein MEKEIRKTKLESLLVQEIGNLIITKGIKDPRVHAFLTVVRVEVSNDLINTKVFVGSIKEGASLDNAIKALNSAKGFIQGEIVKRIKVRNTPKLNFLRDDTISKAFYVNKIIENLNINKN
- the nusA gene encoding transcription termination factor NusA, with the protein product MIKGTGQMIFNIANERGMSIDAIRKTVKESIIIAYKKYFGTSENALIKFDEDTGDLVVYSKKKIVDEVKDNILEILEDDAKQFKIIEDGYAYVEIDPKIFDRLSIQVAKQRTKSDLQGIEDNEIYLEFKNKLNKIIIGYVQQNRNGDLYVNLGSTDGVMPKKYQSPREVYGLNEKIRVLVHGVKKGKNGIEVLLSRTHPKFIEELLNIEIPEIEEGIIKIHKIVRDPGYRTKIAVYTDKEEIDPVGPCIGQKGVRIQSIIKELEGEKIDIIPYSKDVKEFIRDALTPAKVDHVYLLDEDLHKALVVVSDEQLSLAIGKMGQNVRLANRLLDWAIDVKTSRQFAEMKASGEFKKETFEMFDKIIQETAQEDEFEEINKISELKILSEDVVNRIIDAGLDRIDDFLEASEEKLLNLGISYEKQCEINKILKEGVVIISNDDDSIERVKEEEELLCPECGTVINEDMTFCPGCKIGLSFEFEEE